Proteins encoded within one genomic window of Cellulomonas xiejunii:
- a CDS encoding HIT family protein produces MNLPDDPQVEPAGAFAGTPDGLDRLWTPHRMVYIGGQDKPADDAPGDGCPFCRIPTLDDEQGLVVRRGDVAFVVMNLYPYNSGHLLVCPYRHVADYTDLTDDEVAEVAALTRTAMRVVRDVMAPDGFNLGMNQGQVAGAGIQAHLHQHVVPRWGGDANFLPIVARTRALPALLGDTRAALAAAWPATEGTTDPC; encoded by the coding sequence GTGAACCTGCCCGACGACCCGCAGGTCGAGCCCGCCGGCGCCTTCGCCGGCACCCCGGACGGGCTCGACCGGCTCTGGACGCCGCACCGCATGGTGTACATCGGCGGGCAGGACAAGCCCGCCGACGACGCGCCCGGTGACGGGTGCCCGTTCTGCCGCATCCCGACGCTGGACGACGAGCAGGGCCTGGTCGTGCGTCGTGGCGATGTCGCGTTCGTCGTCATGAACCTGTACCCGTACAACTCCGGGCACCTGCTCGTGTGCCCGTACCGGCACGTCGCGGACTACACCGACCTCACCGACGACGAGGTGGCGGAGGTCGCGGCGCTCACCCGCACGGCCATGCGCGTCGTGCGCGACGTCATGGCCCCCGACGGCTTCAACCTCGGCATGAACCAGGGCCAGGTCGCCGGTGCGGGCATCCAGGCGCACCTGCACCAGCACGTCGTGCCACGCTGGGGCGGCGACGCCAACTTCCTGCCGATCGTCGCGCGCACCCGGGCGCTGCCCGCGCTGCTCGGCGACACCCGGGCGGCGCTCGCCGCCGCCTGGCCCGCCACCGAAGGGACGACCGACCCGTGCTGA
- the pgsA gene encoding phosphatidylinositol phosphate synthase yields the protein MLSRLRGVMTRLWTPLADALLRAGVSPDAVTITGTLVVVVTALWAFPTGHLLLGGLLIAVFTLTDSIDGVMARRSGRSGPWGAFLDSTLDRFGDGAIFAGLVLWYTGAGDSRPNAVLALACLVLGSIVPYARARAEGLGMTAAVGIAERADRLFAVLVATVLVGAGLPDTVMTVVLALLTVASAVTVVQRMATVRHQVRQAAP from the coding sequence GTGCTGAGCCGACTGCGCGGCGTGATGACGCGGCTGTGGACGCCGCTCGCCGACGCGCTCCTGCGGGCCGGGGTCTCCCCGGACGCCGTGACGATCACCGGGACGCTCGTCGTCGTGGTCACCGCGCTGTGGGCGTTCCCGACCGGGCACCTGCTGCTGGGCGGGCTGCTCATCGCGGTGTTCACCCTCACCGACTCGATCGACGGCGTCATGGCGCGGCGATCGGGCCGCAGCGGGCCGTGGGGCGCGTTCCTCGACTCGACGCTCGACCGGTTCGGCGACGGCGCGATCTTCGCCGGTCTCGTGCTCTGGTACACCGGCGCGGGAGACTCCCGCCCGAACGCCGTGCTCGCCCTCGCGTGCCTCGTGCTCGGCTCGATCGTGCCCTACGCCCGTGCACGTGCCGAGGGTCTCGGCATGACGGCCGCGGTCGGGATCGCCGAGCGCGCGGACCGGCTCTTCGCCGTCCTCGTCGCGACCGTCCTCGTCGGGGCCGGGCTTCCCGACACCGTCATGACGGTCGTGCTCGCGCTGCTGACGGTGGCCTCGGCCGTCACCGTCGTGCAGCGCATGGCCACCGTGCGGCACCAGGTCCGGCAGGCGGCGCCGTGA